Proteins encoded together in one Microbacterium sp. ABRD28 window:
- a CDS encoding ATP-dependent DNA helicase yields the protein MTSTDLLALVPAPGDAGADGGAAPILDQDQSAVVRLPADASGVVVGAPGSGKTLTVIERFRRLVDEGTDPDEILVLTPTRQTATVLRDRLSLAAGRATSGAPARSVPSFAFQIVRAAEVASGGEAPQLLTGGDEDQLLRDLLDGDAEDEAAGRPRGWPEWLGPEIRATAGFRTEVRTFLAECTTLGVEPTALERLARRHGVEVWHPLATFFREYLDVRAAMRGAHRDAAGLVREAVGLIRGARDAEAAGAAAGGLRVLLVDDAQELTLGAIELLEACAARGVAVLAFGDPDVGAGAFRGASPENFARLAASLQTVHVLGQGHRGTRAQRETVRRVVERIGAAGVVAHRRVPDPTAGDSSVRALLLRSAAEEFDTVARILRERHLLAGVPWRELAVIAHDSRQVAALETELAAREVPARSQGTGRALGEVRAVRDILRLVELAHRPVEEWSADDVSAALEGVCGRLDAIELRRLRTGLRHREISDGGDRSGRDLLLSAMIHPLEWELVDTREARRAAAVADTLARLREQVAQDATVHELLWTAWERSRLERAWVEQAKGHGPLADQAGRDLDAMVALFQAAKRFVERSVDADARAFIRSILDSAVADDRLDAALAHDVVAVLTPAAALGLDVDTVIVAGVQDGVWPNTRHRGSLLETWRLADAAHHPDGTGVGIAGPDRRRAALHDELRLFARALSRSRSQTVITAVDDDDRGPSVFFDLLPDPEAPTTSSEHPLSLRGLVAVHRRTLTAPGALADPADVRAAAGQLALLAAAEVPGASPEEWYGVRPPTSSGPLRDLARERVRVSPSRLHTLEECELNWLIGELGGDPGSTTAGVGTIIHAALEVATAGTDEETLWQVVERRWHELAFDAAWQGRAERARARELVRRLARYLHRFDADGGRLLDAEPHFEIPLNFDPQDPAGLTVGERATTAQAVLSGYIDRVELTGDGTVVIVDLKTGKSEPQTDAKVIDHPQLAAYQLAFEAGSIAGTEGLPSGGARLLVLRPTSQREFVTPTQPPFDEERRTAFLSRIHAAITVMTGESFRAPYEEHCRDEHSHGLCRIHTIGAVSAS from the coding sequence GTGACATCGACCGACCTTCTCGCGCTGGTACCCGCACCGGGAGACGCGGGGGCCGACGGCGGTGCCGCCCCGATCCTCGATCAGGACCAGTCGGCGGTGGTCCGACTGCCTGCAGACGCCTCGGGCGTGGTGGTGGGCGCCCCGGGATCGGGCAAGACCCTCACCGTCATCGAGCGATTCCGACGCCTCGTGGACGAGGGCACCGACCCGGATGAGATCCTCGTCCTCACGCCCACCCGGCAGACCGCGACGGTCCTGCGCGACCGGCTGTCGCTGGCCGCGGGGAGGGCGACCTCCGGTGCTCCCGCCCGTTCGGTGCCCTCGTTCGCGTTCCAGATCGTGCGCGCCGCCGAGGTCGCCTCCGGTGGGGAGGCGCCGCAGCTGCTGACGGGCGGCGACGAAGACCAGCTGCTGCGCGACCTGCTCGACGGTGACGCCGAGGACGAGGCAGCCGGTCGCCCCCGCGGGTGGCCGGAATGGCTCGGGCCCGAGATCCGGGCGACGGCGGGATTCCGCACCGAGGTACGCACCTTCCTCGCCGAATGCACGACCCTGGGCGTCGAGCCGACGGCACTCGAGCGCCTGGCCCGAAGGCACGGGGTGGAGGTGTGGCATCCGCTGGCGACGTTCTTCCGGGAGTACCTCGACGTGCGGGCGGCGATGCGAGGGGCGCATCGCGACGCCGCGGGGCTCGTCCGCGAAGCCGTCGGGCTCATCCGTGGAGCGCGCGACGCCGAAGCCGCGGGCGCGGCCGCCGGCGGGCTGCGTGTTCTGCTCGTCGACGACGCACAGGAGCTCACGCTCGGCGCGATCGAACTGTTGGAGGCCTGCGCCGCCCGGGGCGTCGCCGTGCTGGCCTTCGGCGACCCGGACGTCGGGGCGGGCGCCTTCCGGGGAGCGTCGCCGGAGAACTTCGCCCGGCTCGCCGCCTCACTGCAGACGGTGCATGTGCTCGGCCAGGGCCACCGTGGCACGCGCGCCCAGCGTGAGACGGTACGCCGAGTGGTCGAGCGGATCGGTGCCGCCGGGGTCGTGGCGCACCGCCGCGTGCCCGACCCCACCGCGGGGGATTCCTCCGTGCGGGCGCTCCTGCTGAGGTCTGCCGCGGAGGAGTTCGACACCGTCGCGCGGATCCTGCGTGAACGTCACCTGCTCGCCGGCGTGCCGTGGCGCGAATTGGCGGTGATCGCCCATGACAGTCGCCAGGTCGCGGCGCTCGAGACCGAGCTCGCAGCGCGAGAGGTCCCGGCGCGCTCCCAGGGTACGGGTCGTGCGCTGGGGGAGGTGCGCGCCGTCCGCGACATCCTCCGGCTCGTGGAACTCGCTCATCGACCGGTCGAGGAGTGGTCGGCCGACGATGTCTCCGCGGCCCTCGAGGGAGTGTGCGGCCGCCTCGATGCCATCGAGCTGCGAAGACTGCGCACAGGGCTCCGGCATCGGGAGATCTCCGATGGCGGCGACCGATCGGGGCGCGACCTGCTGCTGTCGGCGATGATCCATCCGCTCGAGTGGGAGCTGGTCGACACGCGGGAGGCCCGACGCGCTGCTGCGGTGGCCGACACCCTTGCGCGCCTTCGGGAACAGGTGGCGCAGGACGCCACCGTTCACGAGCTGCTGTGGACGGCGTGGGAGCGCAGTCGCCTGGAGCGTGCGTGGGTGGAGCAGGCGAAGGGACACGGCCCCCTCGCCGATCAGGCGGGTCGTGACCTCGATGCGATGGTCGCGCTCTTCCAGGCGGCCAAGCGCTTCGTCGAACGTTCCGTCGACGCAGATGCGCGCGCCTTCATCCGAAGCATCCTCGACAGCGCGGTGGCCGACGACCGATTGGATGCCGCGCTCGCGCACGACGTCGTCGCGGTGCTGACGCCGGCAGCGGCACTCGGCCTCGACGTGGACACGGTGATCGTCGCCGGCGTTCAGGACGGGGTCTGGCCGAACACGCGCCACCGCGGGAGTCTGCTCGAGACCTGGCGGCTCGCCGACGCTGCGCATCATCCCGACGGAACCGGTGTCGGCATCGCCGGACCGGACCGGCGGCGCGCGGCCCTCCACGATGAACTCCGCCTCTTCGCCCGGGCGCTGTCGCGCTCACGGTCGCAGACGGTGATCACCGCTGTCGACGACGACGATCGGGGACCGAGCGTCTTCTTCGATCTTCTTCCCGATCCCGAGGCACCCACCACATCCTCGGAGCATCCTCTGAGCCTGCGAGGCCTCGTCGCGGTCCACCGTCGCACGCTGACGGCGCCCGGCGCTCTGGCCGACCCGGCCGACGTACGCGCCGCGGCCGGGCAACTGGCCCTGCTGGCGGCCGCGGAGGTGCCCGGCGCGTCGCCGGAGGAGTGGTACGGGGTGCGTCCGCCGACATCGAGCGGACCGCTGCGCGACCTCGCGCGCGAGCGGGTGCGGGTGTCGCCGTCCCGGTTGCACACCCTCGAGGAGTGCGAACTGAACTGGCTCATCGGCGAGCTCGGGGGCGACCCCGGCAGCACGACCGCGGGCGTCGGGACGATCATCCACGCCGCCCTCGAGGTCGCCACCGCGGGGACCGACGAAGAAACCCTCTGGCAGGTGGTCGAGCGGCGCTGGCACGAGTTGGCGTTCGACGCGGCATGGCAGGGTCGTGCCGAGCGGGCCCGGGCACGCGAACTCGTCCGGCGACTGGCGCGCTACCTCCACCGGTTCGATGCCGATGGGGGACGGCTCCTGGACGCCGAACCCCACTTCGAGATCCCGCTGAACTTCGACCCCCAAGACCCGGCCGGGCTCACCGTCGGCGAGCGTGCGACGACGGCTCAGGCGGTGCTGTCGGGATACATCGACCGTGTCGAGCTCACCGGGGACGGCACCGTGGTCATCGTGGATCTGAAGACCGGCAAGAGCGAGCCGCAGACGGACGCGAAGGTCATCGATCACCCTCAGCTCGCGGCCTATCAGCTGGCCTTCGAAGCCGGCTCCATCGCCGGGACGGAGGGGCTGCCCTCCGGAGGCGCCCGCCTGCTCGTGCTCCGGCCGACCTCCCAGCGGGAATTCGTGACTCCGACGCAGCCGCCCTTCGACGAGGAACGTCGCACCGCCTTCCTCTCCCGCATCCACGCCGCCATCACGGTGATGACCGGCGAGTCCTTCCGCGCCCCGTACGAGGAGCACTGCCGCGATGAGCACAGTCATGGACTGTGCCGGATCCACACCATCGGGGCGGTGAGCGCGTCGTGA
- a CDS encoding DUF3107 domain-containing protein produces MEIRIGIANTGRELNFETSESAADVKASVAAALDAGATHVSFADNKGNTYIVPTAALAYIEVGTEESRRVGFVA; encoded by the coding sequence GTGGAGATCCGTATCGGTATCGCGAACACCGGCCGCGAGCTCAACTTCGAAACGAGCGAGTCGGCGGCGGACGTGAAGGCGTCGGTGGCAGCCGCGCTCGATGCCGGCGCGACCCACGTGAGCTTCGCCGACAACAAGGGCAACACCTACATCGTCCCCACCGCCGCACTGGCCTACATCGAGGTCGGGACCGAGGAGTCCCGCCGCGTCGGTTTCGTCGCCTGA
- a CDS encoding ferritin-like fold-containing protein translates to MVNWFWRRQGGTARTLSLRSRGDFGDARRVDFAELAPDVTTFLGQAAYLQLGFFETLSELIAMTPSLAEKESLSRAAGAALTKHEELVALIRDRGEDPTSLMLPFREPLDAFRRATHGVRPEETMLSVHITAGMLDDFYLALSASYGETGRRVARILRADDDRQAIVDLVVQTIQSDPEWRSLLAMWGRRLVGDTLLIARAALRPPTLAASDEKRVEPVFTALMAAHSRRMEDMGLAA, encoded by the coding sequence GTGGTGAACTGGTTCTGGCGCAGGCAGGGTGGCACCGCTCGGACCCTGTCGTTGCGGTCGCGTGGAGATTTCGGCGACGCGCGCCGCGTGGATTTCGCCGAGCTGGCTCCGGACGTCACCACCTTCCTCGGTCAGGCGGCCTATCTGCAGCTCGGCTTCTTCGAGACCCTCTCCGAGCTGATCGCCATGACCCCCTCGCTGGCCGAGAAGGAATCGCTCTCGCGGGCGGCGGGCGCGGCGCTGACCAAGCACGAGGAGCTCGTGGCGCTGATCCGCGACCGCGGCGAGGACCCCACCTCGCTCATGCTCCCGTTCCGGGAGCCGTTGGACGCGTTCCGTCGAGCCACACACGGGGTCAGGCCCGAGGAGACGATGCTCTCGGTGCACATCACCGCCGGCATGCTCGACGACTTCTATCTCGCCCTCTCCGCCAGCTACGGCGAGACCGGTCGGCGGGTCGCACGCATCCTCCGCGCCGACGATGACCGGCAGGCGATCGTCGACCTGGTCGTGCAGACGATCCAGAGCGACCCCGAATGGCGCTCACTGCTGGCGATGTGGGGCCGGCGTCTGGTGGGCGACACCCTCTTGATCGCACGCGCCGCCCTGCGTCCGCCGACGCTCGCCGCCTCTGACGAGAAGCGGGTCGAACCGGTGTTCACGGCGCTGATGGCGGCCCACTCGCGCCGCATGGAGGACATGGGCCTCGCCGCCTGA
- a CDS encoding DEAD/DEAH box helicase, which translates to MTTFAELGVDQDIVDALSARGIIDSFPIQEQTIPLGLPGQDIIGQAKTGTGKTFGFGIPVVQRLGLDPAPGVKALIVVPTRELAVQVYEDIDMLTRNRSTSVVAIYGGKAYEGQIEQLQAGAQIVVGTPGRLIDLAGQRLLDLSGATEVVLDEADKMLDLGFLPDIEKIFQKLPAVRHTQLFSATMPGPIVTLARRFMSNPIHIRANDPDEGLTQANINHLVYRAHSLDKDEVIARILQAEGRGKTVIFTRTKRAAQRLVDELGDRGFSVVAVHGDMSQEARERSMAAFKAGKKEILIATDVAARGIDVDDVTHVINHTIPDDEKTYLHRAGRTGRAGKTGIAVTFVDWEDLHKWALINRALEFGQPEPLETYSSSPHLFEDLGIPAGVRGRLTTAPRAETTKTSGAASDRSARADAPRRRRRRSEDTASPDAASVQAEHGAASAAETAGQGTHDGGGKEHHDGNAAPARRRRRRRAPRTGGAPTIG; encoded by the coding sequence GTGACGACTTTCGCCGAACTCGGCGTGGATCAGGACATCGTCGATGCGCTCTCCGCGCGCGGCATCATCGACTCCTTTCCCATCCAGGAGCAGACCATCCCCCTCGGCCTCCCCGGCCAGGACATCATCGGGCAGGCCAAGACCGGCACCGGGAAGACCTTCGGCTTCGGCATCCCGGTCGTCCAGCGTCTGGGGCTCGATCCCGCACCGGGCGTGAAGGCACTGATCGTGGTCCCGACCCGTGAGCTGGCGGTGCAGGTCTACGAGGACATCGACATGCTCACCCGGAACCGCTCGACCTCGGTCGTGGCGATCTACGGCGGCAAGGCCTACGAGGGCCAGATCGAGCAGCTGCAGGCGGGCGCGCAGATCGTCGTGGGAACGCCGGGCCGACTGATCGACCTCGCCGGTCAGCGCCTCCTCGATCTCTCCGGCGCGACCGAGGTCGTCCTCGACGAGGCCGACAAGATGCTCGATCTCGGCTTCCTCCCCGACATCGAGAAGATCTTCCAGAAGCTTCCCGCCGTGCGTCACACCCAGCTCTTCTCGGCCACGATGCCCGGGCCGATCGTGACCCTCGCGCGTCGATTCATGTCGAACCCGATCCACATCCGGGCGAACGACCCCGACGAGGGGCTCACGCAGGCGAACATCAACCACCTCGTGTATCGCGCGCACTCGCTCGACAAGGACGAGGTCATCGCCCGCATCCTGCAGGCGGAAGGGCGCGGCAAGACGGTGATCTTCACCCGCACCAAGCGCGCCGCGCAGCGGCTCGTCGACGAGCTCGGCGACCGGGGCTTCTCGGTGGTGGCGGTCCACGGCGACATGAGCCAGGAGGCCCGGGAAAGGTCGATGGCGGCGTTCAAGGCGGGAAAGAAGGAGATCCTCATCGCCACCGACGTGGCTGCCCGCGGCATCGACGTCGACGACGTCACCCACGTCATCAACCACACGATCCCCGACGACGAGAAGACCTACCTGCACCGTGCGGGGCGCACCGGCCGCGCCGGCAAGACAGGCATCGCCGTCACCTTCGTGGACTGGGAAGACCTGCACAAGTGGGCGCTGATCAACCGTGCGCTGGAGTTCGGTCAGCCCGAGCCCCTCGAGACCTATTCCTCCAGCCCTCATCTGTTCGAGGACCTCGGCATCCCCGCCGGCGTGCGAGGCCGGCTCACCACCGCCCCGCGCGCCGAGACGACGAAGACCTCCGGCGCCGCGTCCGATCGTTCGGCGCGCGCAGATGCGCCCCGCCGCCGCCGTCGACGGAGTGAAGACACGGCATCGCCCGACGCCGCGAGCGTGCAGGCCGAGCACGGCGCGGCAAGCGCGGCCGAGACCGCCGGCCAGGGCACGCACGACGGCGGCGGAAAGGAACACCACGACGGCAACGCCGCCCCGGCACGCCGTCGGCGCCGCCGCCGGGCTCCCCGCACCGGCGGCGCACCCACGATCGGCTGA
- a CDS encoding SHOCT domain-containing protein encodes MRFTDVIEYQGFWGSFWDLIWWFLWAFAFIAYLFALFAIIGDLFRDHKMKGWAKAIWIVFLIFVPFLTALVYLIARGGGMAERSAAQVRAMQKAQDEYIKSVAGTSAHPSPADEIAKAKALLDAGTITPEEYERLKARVIS; translated from the coding sequence GTGCGCTTCACCGACGTCATCGAGTACCAGGGATTCTGGGGATCGTTCTGGGACCTGATCTGGTGGTTCCTCTGGGCCTTCGCCTTCATCGCCTACCTGTTCGCGCTGTTCGCGATCATCGGCGACCTCTTCCGCGATCACAAGATGAAGGGGTGGGCCAAAGCGATCTGGATCGTCTTCCTCATCTTCGTCCCCTTCCTGACGGCCCTGGTCTATCTGATCGCACGCGGCGGCGGCATGGCCGAACGCAGCGCCGCCCAGGTGCGTGCCATGCAGAAGGCGCAGGACGAGTACATCAAGTCCGTCGCCGGCACCTCGGCTCATCCGAGCCCGGCCGATGAGATCGCCAAGGCGAAGGCCCTGCTGGATGCGGGGACCATCACCCCGGAGGAATACGAGCGCCTCAAGGCCCGCGTCATCTCCTGA
- a CDS encoding PHP domain-containing protein, whose translation MHPSRGPQGPGDLHLHSVYSDGTETPAEVMAAAHRHEMRTAALTDHDTTAGWSEAADAASALGVTFLPGMELSAKYQWRSVHILAYLFDPDDAQLRVLTDRIRSSRMDRAQEMAERISADFDLDWSDILAQTADGATVGRPHIADALIARGYVRDRTEAFSRILHPGGDYYVALYAPDPVTAVERIAGAGGVPVVAHPAGRGMLPHGVMQRMLDAGLAGLELRHRENMADQVRQLRRIVDERDLIVTGSSDYHGQGKPNVPGENSTETAMIERIIALGRGSSPVLG comes from the coding sequence ATGCACCCCTCTCGCGGACCCCAGGGCCCGGGGGATCTGCACCTGCACTCCGTCTACTCCGACGGCACCGAGACGCCGGCCGAGGTGATGGCCGCCGCACACCGGCATGAGATGCGGACGGCGGCGCTGACAGACCACGACACCACGGCGGGCTGGAGTGAGGCCGCCGACGCCGCGTCTGCGCTGGGGGTGACGTTCCTGCCGGGGATGGAGCTGTCGGCCAAGTACCAGTGGCGGAGCGTGCACATCCTGGCCTACCTCTTCGATCCGGATGACGCGCAGCTGCGTGTCCTCACCGACCGCATCCGCTCCTCGCGCATGGATCGCGCGCAGGAGATGGCCGAGCGCATCAGCGCCGACTTCGATCTGGACTGGAGTGACATCCTGGCCCAGACCGCAGACGGAGCCACCGTGGGGCGACCGCACATCGCCGACGCCCTCATCGCGCGCGGATACGTGCGCGACCGCACCGAGGCCTTCTCGCGTATCCTGCACCCCGGAGGCGACTACTACGTCGCCCTCTACGCGCCTGATCCGGTCACCGCCGTCGAGCGGATCGCCGGGGCGGGCGGTGTGCCTGTGGTGGCACACCCGGCCGGACGCGGGATGCTGCCGCACGGGGTGATGCAGCGGATGCTCGACGCAGGCCTGGCGGGGCTGGAGCTGCGCCATCGGGAGAACATGGCCGACCAGGTTCGTCAGCTGCGCCGGATCGTGGACGAGCGGGATCTCATCGTCACCGGCTCCAGCGACTACCACGGGCAGGGAAAGCCCAATGTCCCCGGCGAGAACAGCACCGAGACGGCGATGATCGAGCGGATCATCGCGCTGGGGAGAGGAAGCAGCCCCGTCCTGGGGTGA